aaaattgcatatagCTTAAAAACAAGCTTGTTGGAAACACTTCAATTGTGAGTGTAGTTTATTTTTGACAGGTTGTCACGCTGCGTTTAAATTTACCGTTACGTTTCGTATGAGTTTTACTAGTGTGCAAAGCTAAAATtaacttcacaaaaaaaaatttcaaaacaaaaatatatatacattcatatatattgtTATCGGAttctattcaaaattttattgttgcaaatGTAAGTAGTTCTTTTTACCTTTTACATACTagtgaaagtgaaaaatgaaataaagtgtCGGGTGAGAAAACAAAATGGAAGAGTGCCTCAGGGCACTTATGACAGTTTACatgaaaatttgtgttttctttttattgtttttattatgttttttttgcgGTGCCTGCCCTTGTTTTATAGCTGAAAATGGATTTTCGAAACCGTAAAAAGGTCAAACTGAGCGAAATGACCGATGAgcaaatttgtgaatttatggAATCGGTTGAAACAGACGAAGAAGCTGATTTTAATAGCGATGACGATATGAATGACCCGGATTTCGAACCTAATGAAATAAGCCCCGAAGATGAACGGTACATATCGGAGGTAGTTCACCAAATCGATGAAGACGAATCTCCTTTTTTGAATAAAGCGGACAAGTTTTCGTTGAGCTTGAGTGCAATCAAGGAAGATCTTCCCTCAACTTCGCCAAATGAAGAAGTTGAAAAAGCTTCAGGAGAAGAAGGGCCATCAACTTCAACACCACGTTTGAAGCCACCAAAACGTGCCCGTTCCCTTTTGCCTGAATTTGATTGTAGTGGTCCGTCCATTGTGCCTTCCTCTGGAGGTTTCAGCGGAACAGGTAATATGTCTAGATGCTGTGttcattttatttgtgaatCTAAAATTCCATTTACTATACGTATTGAAGCAATAACCAAAGATTCGGCTGAGTTTTCCAAAGTTATATGGCGAAAAAGATCGATGTGTTTGCATGTAAATGAGGTGGCCTTCCGTGGTGACTCAAGCCTACCATCTTCAATCAAAGAGCTTGGAACTCCGATGGAGATATTTCGCTATTTCTTCACTAAGAAAATGGTTGACAAGATTGCTTTAGAATCGAGCTGGACAGCTCGCAATGTCGATATCAACTCCAAGTTCATAACATCCGGCGAagaaatttacaaatacattGGCATTCATGTTTACATGAGCATTTACCGATATCCCAATTTGGAAAGCTATTGGGACCCAAATGCGTTTCAACCAATAGCAAAAACGATGCCTAAAGCAAGGTTTATGGcgataaaacaatatttgtctTTTCGTGATGAAAACACTAGGGCCAAAAAAGGAGAGCCTGGTTATGATGCGTTGTTCCGTATTAGAACGTTGtctgattttttaaatacacgGTTCGATTCCGTACCCAAAACAGCCCGATTGTGCGTCGATGAACAAATGTGTGGCaccaaaaatatatgccaaacaaACCACACAAGTGGGGCATCAAATTTTTCGTGTTATGCGATACAAGCGGATTCGCTTATCGCTTCGAGGTTTATAATGGTGCTGGCGACAATGTGATCTTACCAGGACAACCAGATCTTGGAGCCACGTCGAACGTTGTTGTTCGTTTATCGCAAACTATACCAAACTTCAGGAATCACATTctgtattttgataatttttatacatcgTTGCCGTTGTTGGTATTATTGCGAGCTCGAGGCATATTTAGTTTAGGCACCTTACGGATTCCTCTAATTCCCAACTGTAAGCTTCCAAATGAAAAAGACATAAGAGACGAACTACGAGACTATTCATGTGAGTATATGAAGAGAGCATATGGTGTTGACATAACCACAGTCTTATGGAAAGACAATAAATTAGTACGATTGGCATCAACATACTACGTCGGCGTTCAACCATTTCAAAGATCCAATACAGATGCAAACAAACAGCCATCGAAAGCAGCTCGCTACGACAGAAAGGCgaagaaatatttggaaattgaTTGTCCTCAAATAATCAAAGCGTACAATAATCACATGGGCGGTGTTGACTTGATGGACGCTCTGATGGGCCGGTACCACATACGAGCGAAGTCAAACGATGCAATAACTCGATTGTTTTACCATTTCATTGACATGGCGATCACGAATGCGTATTTACCACATAAACGGATTTATGCAAAAAAGGTAACTGACTCAAGTCATGAATCAGCCAAACATGAACGGTTTTTTCAGTTACCGCGATTTCGTGAAGCTGTAGCTGCTTCACTGATAACATATCAAAAAAGACGACCCCTTGGTTGTCAAAAAACAGTAACGTCAAAGGTAGGAAATATAGAGCCAAGCAATTCGGGAGTTGGCCAAAAGTCAAAACATCCCGTACATGAAGTGCGCTACGATGGTCAAGACCATTTTCCAATTTGGCTTGGCAAAGAAGGCGGAAAAAAATGGTGTAAACTCTGTAAGAAGTCGCAAACACAGTGTGCAATCTTCATTTGTGCTGCACCAACGCAAAAAACCGTTTTTTGGATTAtcacaataaaaattagttCTTTTGATTATATTTCGTGTTTGCTTATCTTTCATCTTTGCTTTATCTTTCTTTTCCAATCTACTACTCTGTCGTGTATACCACATCATATATTTGGCATAAACTGTCATGAGTGCCCTGAGGCACTCTTTACCTTTTGCCTACCTGTCATTCGAAAAAACACGCAAATCACTTGGGTTTTCTTGAATTACTTTACACCCTAATTATTCTATAACAAAATTCCCACTCGCCTTCTTCCACGCTGAGAGTTTTGAGTGATAGAGGGTTaaggcatttcaaattccttacgtacagctgcaaccgaaaccattggtttacggaaagtgcaaaagaacagctggtacgacgaggagcgccgtgtcgcagcggagagaaaacaggctgcctacctcgcaacgttacgatcgaccacaacacgtgcgggatgggatagataccgagagttgaaaagggaagcgagacgcatttgtagacagaaaaagaaagaggctgaaatgcgtgagtacgaagagcttgataagctggccgacaggggtaaggctcgaaaattctacaaaaaaatgcggcggcttacagaaggtttcaagaccgaagcatactcttgcagaacccccaaaggtgatctaatgaccgatgcccagagcatacttaaattatggagggaatatTTCTCCAGactgctgaatggtagtgaacgcacaacgatgacgatggagcagacgctccattgcccgaccatgaagaagttcgaatagcaattgcccgcctgaagaacaacaaagcggcaggggccgacggattgccggccgagctattcaaacacggcggcgaagaactgataaggagcatacatcagcttctttgtaaaatatggtcggacgaaagcatgcccaacgattggaatttaagtgtgctatgcccaatccataaaaaaggagaccccacaatctgcgccaactaccgtgggattagcctcctcaacatcgcatataaggttctatcgagcgtattgtgtgaaatattaaagcccaccgtcaacaaactgattggaccgtatcagtgtggctttagacctggcaaaacaacaaccgaccagatattcaccatgtgccaaatcttgaaaaagacccgtgaaagaagaatcgacacaccccacctcttcgtcgatttcaaatctgctttcgacagcacgaaaaggagctgcctttatgccgcgatgtctgaatttggtatccccgcaaaactaatacggctgtgtaaactgacgttgagtaacaccaaaagctccgtcaggatcgggaaggacctctccgagccgttcgataccaaacgaggtttcagacaaggcgaatccctatcgtgcgacttcttcagcctgcttctggagaaaatagttcgagctgcagaactaaatagagaaggtaccatcttctataagagtgtacagctgctggcgtatgctgatgatattgatatcatcggcctcaacacccgcgccgttagtt
Above is a genomic segment from Bactrocera neohumeralis isolate Rockhampton unplaced genomic scaffold, APGP_CSIRO_Bneo_wtdbg2-racon-allhic-juicebox.fasta_v2 cluster09, whole genome shotgun sequence containing:
- the LOC126763896 gene encoding piggyBac transposable element-derived protein 3-like isoform X1; translated protein: MPNKPHKWGIKFFVLCDTSGFAYRFEVYNGAGDNVILPGQPDLGATSNVVVRLSQTIPNFRNHILYFDNFYTSLPLLVLLRARGIFSLGTLRIPLIPNCKLPNEKDIRDELRDYSCEYMKRAYGVDITTVLWKDNKLVRLASTYYVGVQPFQRSNTDANKQPSKAARYDRKAKKYLEIDCPQIIKAYNNHMGGVDLMDALMGRYHIRAKSNDAITRLFYHFIDMAITNAYLPHKRIYAKKVTDSSHESAKHERFFQLPRFREAVAASLITYQKRRPLGCQKTVTSKVGNIEPSNSGVGQKSKHPVHEVRYDGQDHFPIWLGKEGGKKWCKLCKKSQTQCAIFICAAPTQKTVFWIITIKISSFDYISCLLIFHLCFIFLFQSTTLSCIPHHIFGINCHECPEALFTFCLPVIRKNTQITWVFLNYFTP
- the LOC126763896 gene encoding uncharacterized protein LOC126763896 isoform X2; translation: MDFRNRKKVKLSEMTDEQICEFMESVETDEEADFNSDDDMNDPDFEPNEISPEDERYISEVVHQIDEDESPFLNKADKFSLSLSAIKEDLPSTSPNEEVEKASGEEGPSTSTPRLKPPKRARSLLPEFDCSGPSIVPSSGGFSGTGNMSRCCVHFICESKIPFTIRIEAITKDSAEFSKVIWRKRSMCLHVNEVAFRGDSSLPSSIKELGTPMEIFRYFFTKKMVDKIALESSWTARNVDINSKFITSGEEIYKYIGIHVYMSIYRYPNLESYWDPNAFQPIAKTMPKARFMAIKQYLSFRDENTRAKKGEPGYDALFRIRTLSDFLNTRFDSVPKTARLCVDEQMCGTKNICQTNHTSGASNFSCYAIQADSLIASRFIMVLATM